The genomic interval CTCGTAGAGATAGAAGCAGGGGAAAATCATCTGGACGATCCTGTTCAGCTGAAGTCATGGAACAAGAAATTTGGAAAAATTTCCCTGAAGATTTATTTGAGGCTGTGATTGCGCGACTTCCCATTGCTACATTTTTCCGCTTCCGCTCTGTATGCCGGCAGTGGAATTCCATGCTGACTTCTCAAAGTTTTTCTCAGCATTGTACTGAAGTTACACAAGCAAATCCATGGTTTTACACCATTACCCATGAAAACGTGAATTCGGGAGCTATGTACGACCCTTCTTTGAAAAAATGGCACCACCCAACTATATCAACACCGCCCACAAAATTGATTGTTTTACCCGTGGCTTCTGCTGGTGGTTTAGTTTGCTTTCTTGACATTGGTCATCGGAACTTCTTTGTTTGTAACCCACTGACTCAATCCTTCAAGGAGTTGCCAGCTCGATCAGTTAAGGTCTGGTCTCGTGTTGCTGTAGGGATGACAATAAATGGAAACTCAGCTGGTTCAGGCTACAAGATCTTATGGGTGGGTTGTGATGGGGAATATGAAGTTTATGACTCAGTCAGAAATTCTTGGATACGTCCTGGAAACATGCCTGCAGGTATGAAGCTGCCACTGTCGCTCAACTTCAGGTCTCAAGCTGTCTCTATTGATAGCATGCTTTACTTCATGCGATCAGACCCAGAAGGGATTGTTTCTTATGATATGGCAACTGGGGTTTGGAAACAATATATAATCCCAGCGCCATTGCATCTGACGGATCACACTCTGGCCGAGTGTGATGGCCAGATCATGCTTGTGGGTTTGCTCACAAAGAATGCAGCTACTTGTGTATGCATATGGGAGCTGCAGAAAATGACACTATTGTGGAAGGAGGTTGACAGAATGCCAAACATATGGTGCTTGGACTTTTATGGGAAGCACGTTAGAATGACTTGCCTGGGGAACAAAGGCTTGCTCATGTTGTCACTGAGATCGAAACAAATGAATAGATTGGTTACTTACAACATAGCAAGGAAAGAATGGCTGAAGGTTCCTGGGTGTGTGGTGCCGCGTGGGAGAAAACGACAGTGGATAGCTTGTGGTACTGCATTTCATCCATGCCTGACAGCGGTGGCATGATTTAGTTTGTATCTCTTAACAGCAATGGCCTGTCATTTTTCCCCTCCGCTCTTTGTAGTTCTCTGCAATTTGCCGGCCTTTTGGGGTGTTGTACGTAATCCTAATGTTCATTGCTGGTTTAACAAAGTAGTTGAAAAATAATATGGGTTTGTGATTCATGTCTTTTCATACTCTCAGAGGCATGTGAACACTACTTTGGATGTGTTGGGAATGCCTTATCCTTGGAACACCTTGGTAAAAGGTGATGATATAGAACTCAAGTTTCTTTTTGCTTTCACTAAGTGTatggttttaattttttgttcttgtttgtgtGCTATGGGAGGAGGACCCAGGATCTTCCTTCTGGATGGAAGTAAATATAGTTTTCATATTCAATGTATCCCTGTAATTGCTAGCAATATCGTTGCTAAATTCACAACTCTGCAAGGTTGTGAAGAACAGGTGATGATGACCTACTATGAGTCTAAGTGCCATTACATAATCAGTGGTAAACTAGATTTTGCGCTAGGAGGAAACTCATTCTTATACCTCGTCTAATGTTTCTAATGTCTAAACCATATATGAAACCTTTGACACTGCGAAATGTTCTGCTGTCATTTGGGTATTCAGATGATGAAACCTTGGTTTTGGATAAAATCCTTTCAAATTTTACAGTGACTTCTCAATTAGTAGCTGTAGACTGTCAAATAATAGGTTTTAAAAGCTTTCCACACTTCAATGGGAAGAgtatctattttttaataaaagaataaaaataaacctaaggttttactaaaaaattatgttcCTATCCCTTTAACTAATAGGTGTTGGTAATTCATAGACGATTCTTGTTCATAATATCATGGTTTGATTCATATAAAAAACATAGTTTGGCTgaggaaggaagaaaaagagaaaggaataaaaaaaaacaaaatgttaaataaataaaactatgaTAAGATAGGTATTTAAGTTTGGACTTGCGGGTCAGTCATTTAACCCGGAAGGTCAGTCCAGTCCAATTAAGTATGGGAAGTTGGCAATTTCTCCTGCACCACATCAATTTCACCACGCACACCCAATCTGTTATtggaaatgacaaaaataccctttcacaatgacaaaaataaccttaatattgaaaataacaaaaatctCACAAAAACGACAAAAGTAACCTTAAATAAAAGGAATGTACCACCTTaatattgaaaataacaaaTCACCAAAATGAcataaataatcttaaataaaaaagaatgtgTAGGTAAAAATTACTTTCAAAACCTTTTATTGGGAACACATTTTTGAATTTCAGAAAAATTTATCTTTCAGTTTTGTGTTTCGGATCgttttatttcttttagttttgaattatatttattatttctgGATTTTCGAATCCAGAATAAggataattttggaaatttaaaaaatattatagggTGTGGTTAaaagtgatatggtgcaggaagaaattgggTAGGAAGTTGAATAGATGGTATTGGTGTTGTTGTGTGGTTTTAGTAGAAATTAGAAAAGAGAGTGTGTGCGCGTGAAAGTGAAGCAGAAGAAGCAGAAGAaacagaaagagaaagagaagaaagagaagcaGAAGAAATGGATCCAGACGCAGTGGCAAAGGCATTCGTGGAGCATTATTATTCCACCTTCGATGCCAACCGTAACAATCTGGCGAATCTGTATCAGGAAGGTTCCATGCTCTCCTTCGAAGGCCAGAAGATCCAAGGCTCCCACAACATCGTCGCCAAGCTCACTTCCCTTCCCTTCAACCAGTGCCAGCACTCCATCACCACCGTCGATTGCCAGCCCTCCGGCGTCAGCGCCGGCATGCTCGTCTTCGTCAGCGGCAACCTTCAGCTTGCCGGCGAACAGCACGCCCTCAAGTTCAGCCAGGTACTTCTTCCACTAATCTGATTATTAGGGTTTTCTAATGGATCTAATCTGTTATACTTTATCCCAGAAcgaattagggtttaggttttGATCGGATAAATTTATCCCTACCTTctcattgaagaaaaaaaattagcttATCTGAATGAATCGGGTTTTGTTTATTCATTGTTTATGCGTGATTCAAGTTCACCTCGTTCTGGAAGCTTGGAATTGATGCCTGGATGAAGTTGAATTTCTAGAGTAAACAAGTGTTGTGTGGATGGTTTTCCACTTGGGAGTGTTGAGTCTGATAACTCCATCTTCCTGAACACTTACTGGTTGTAGGATGTGTTTGTTGACTCGTGAATTGCTCCTCTTGAATTCCTCTGAGGGTGTCTCTCTCGCATAGTATGGAGGAGTATCTAGCACATGTTTTTTGGTAATAGATGAAGGTGTTTGAGATTATGTGAAGGAGGAAGAGAAGGGTTTGATATGATTACAAATTGCAATTGGCAATTATTATTGCTCAGAGATAGAACTGCAATTATTTGCCGTAGAAGCATAGGTGTAACTTGAAATCAAATGATCATGGATTGAACTATGTTAATTTTCTGATTTAATTTGTCTGCGAATCTACTAATTACCACtttatgttattaattattattcgAGATGACTAAACCAtgtttgtttatctttttgttCTCAGATGTTCCATTTGATGCCTACACCGCAGGGAAGCTATTATGTGTTGAATGACATATTTCGGTTGAACTATGCATGATTGATTATGAGGATAACCCCAAGTATTAGTTCTTGCCTACAGCTGTTTTGCTTCAGACATTTTCATTTGAGAATGGGTTCTTTTTGGTTCGTGTTGAACGCATAATTGTGCTTCTTTTGTTTGGAATTTTTTTGTTGCGATTGGTCAAAACGCTCTCAAGGATAAATGGTGAAAAATTGATGAAAATTGGAAGGTCTCTCAACTTTGATATATTTACTCTGAATATTCCTCATAAAGTTTGTTTGTGCAATGTCTtgtattttgttatatttgatTTTGTCACCTAATTTAAATGTTTGTTTTCCTTTCCATCGTGATGAGTGAGCTTGCCATAGTTTGATTTTCCTTGACTAGTTTCAAACTATCGACCACTACCCCTGAgctttaaaaaattgaaaatgcaGAATTTTTATATAACTACATTATaatctttaatattattattttttatatcatttaattataaatttatactttattatatatatttatatttaaatctaTCACATCATCATGAGTATACAACTCTTTGTCAAAGAGTCATTTCAAAGCATCATTAGAGCAATGTAAAAATTTTGCAGGCACAGGTGTTAAATTTGGTGTCAGAATGCACTGCTATGGTTAATTTTTACTGTATTTGAATAGACAGTGAAGACAAAAATCACTTTCCACCGTGATTTTCATCACACTACACGAGGAGCTTTGAAGCTATCGTACTTTTCTGCAACGAAGTTTATCACATTTTCAAAAGCAGATGAATGAAGAGTCTTCTTTAACAAACTACTCCATaagcatttttaaaataaaataaataaagttaaaattagcttacaatttaaaaaaaaagttaattttaagttATAAGAAAGTTCATGTTTTCTGGAAGTATTTCTGAAAAAACTTGTCGAAATAGAAGTGGAGGAAATATGCAATTTAGATACAATGGCAATGCATGGATATGCCATACCAAAAACAACACAGAACACCTATGAATCCTTGCAAATGGTACAAGAAGTGGGAATGTACATAAGAAGGGAAAGTGCAAATCCATTTCATTTCCCACAATAAAATGACAAGTTTGACTAGTTTCCAATATGAGACATATCTGGAATCATCATGGAAGGAAGGGATAAAGATTCAGGAAGTTGTTCATTGTCATCAGCTTCGTGGGGTTTCATATCAGGGACTTTCACCATACCTTTGAGCATATTTCCAAAGGATCTAAAAGGGTGGCTTAGTCCATCTTTGAGTTGCAGAATAAGAGAGACCTCAGATAGTTGCCAAGTCACCGTGAGGACAATCATTGCTGAAAGAAGGCAATGAGTCACAAAGTTCTGCCTCTTCACCTTCTTCAGCTCTTTCATTATCTCATCATTTTCACTTCCCCTTCTTTCTCCACCCTCCTCATCTTCTCCTTCTGTCACCTCAATTGCAGAAGCCACCGGCCCAGAAAATCTAGAACCTTCAAATTGCTCTGGTATCTCTTCTCCATTCAAAACGTTGAACTGCCAAAAGATTCATGTTACCAATTATGTACCACAAACACTCACAAACACCGACAAGTATAAACGGATACAATACAATACAAATATGAATATTGATACGACATAGATACTGATACAACATAGATACTGATACAATACAAACACATGATACGAcataaacaaaaatacaaacaatTATACAAATATTGATATTAAATACAAACAATTATACAAATATAGATATTGATAGACACAAACAAATACAAACACTTGGTCCACGAACCTCTTATCCATTctcaattattatattattaattcgaTCAACCAGCCTCTTATCCATTctcaattattatattattgattCGATCAATTCTTATTAGTATGAATATATGAATATTGATACAACATAAAGAAATACAAACTTAGTctctaaaaacaaatatataaaaagaatctatatattatatagatttatacaaaatattgaTGCAACACAAACAAATACAAACTTAGTCtctaaaaacaaatattaaaagaatttatatattatataattaaaaattatataaatggagtgttcttatttttccaattataatgaaaaaatttatacaatagaattcgaattttaaaagaaattaaccATATGTTAACAACAATCTCAATAATTTAAAGTATTGAATAGATGccattaatattaaaataaaattttaagcaAGATTGAGAAACACCATATCCAAGGATAAAATTTGAAAGCAGTTTTGCATAGGCATGAATTGCAACAGTGATGATGGATACCTGAGAGACAGAGAGAAGGTGGGAAAGAGCGTTTTGGTATTGAACATCGTTGTTATGGTGAGATTCTGGGGCCTTGTTGGTGATGTTGTTGTCGTGTATAACCTTCTGAATTGCATCATCGATGAGCtcaagccttcgatcttgttcCATGGTCACCGGAGACAAATAATTGTTGTGGGTTGTGAGTTTTCAGTCACCGTCACTGCTTTTGTTtattgaattgaattgaatgaaaaatacaagagaCGTGCCCTTATGTTTTTGTTTACCTTTTCATGCCAAACGTGTCTTCTCCACACTTAACCTCACCACAGAAAAAGTGCGATCCTTCTGTTGTGTTGACTCTAGATTACAGTTCTTGGATAAAAATTGTTCTTCTTAGTATTTGACGGATCTAAAAGTGGAACTAAAGATTACAGATTAAGCTTTATATGAATATAAAGGTTATTCCGTTTGATTTAATCTTCTGTTATTCCCTAAATAAAATGTTCTATTATGAGTATGAAAATTGTAAGGGCAAATTATCTATCTATTAGCTCTTCGAATGTAATGATTGAGGGAAGCATAGTTATGAAAATTAGTGaagtaaaaacatttttattaatagtggGAGACTCAAGATTGTGTAAGGACACATGTATCGAACACGACACTAGTAGAATATATAGATAAGatgtttaattcaaaaaatatttatttaatttttgataATTCTATTATGATTCtaacaaaacttaaaaaaaaaaaaatttaaaaaaaagaaatagattaattttttaaaaactcaaatttattttataaatttttaatattactataaaaataaagaacaaatttttttaatctactaaaaaaaactaaaacatgaTTATGTAGTCTTTTTAATCTACTAAAAATACTAAAACATGATTAtttacataaatctttattgtcaatttataataatatataaatttgattttttatattttaaaaattatacatatttccACACTTGTgcttaaaaattttaaaaattatacatatttccACACTTGTGCTTATAGTTATAGTTATGAACTCCTACTAGCTACATCTTGCAAGCAATGAAAACTTTATCATCACCACTGCCTATCTATTTTATATAATCCGAAATGCGACTCGTGAAATTGATATAGAATCCGAAATCCACGTCAAAATGGGaaattaaactaaataatttaaaatcagaaatataacatttttttttatctagtttTACTGATGAAAAGTGAAACAATAAATAAGAAATAGAAGCATTGAAGGGTATTTAAAAGAGTGTCCACCGCCATTATCTCTATACAACCTATACTGTTTTACAAACTAAAACCTCAATCAGGCTTATATTCTACACATCAAGTACACAGACCAAATAAGCCAGAAAATTATCACcaaagagaaataaatattCCTAACTCCAATACTTTTCCCACGATGACTGACTCAAATCATTGTCTATCATACTGAAAGCATCCATATTGAAACCATCCTCTTCCGAAGCCCAAACCTTATCCAATAACGTATTCAAATCATCGTCTTCTATATGGAAAACATC from Phaseolus vulgaris cultivar G19833 chromosome 1, P. vulgaris v2.0, whole genome shotgun sequence carries:
- the LOC137815278 gene encoding nuclear transport factor 2B-like, giving the protein MDPDAVAKAFVEHYYSTFDANRNNLANLYQEGSMLSFEGQKIQGSHNIVAKLTSLPFNQCQHSITTVDCQPSGVSAGMLVFVSGNLQLAGEQHALKFSQMFHLMPTPQGSYYVLNDIFRLNYA
- the LOC137815260 gene encoding F-box only protein 6-like isoform X1, which translates into the protein MEGVAMLKQLIGQLQQLLDSSHSHSLILQPSHNTLLFHQQQQQHQHQQQQHPRWTSLDIEDSSVDDFCGLVVTAGKSGSFRMSEPVKPPPTKKSRRDRSRGKSSGRSCSAEVMEQEIWKNFPEDLFEAVIARLPIATFFRFRSVCRQWNSMLTSQSFSQHCTEVTQANPWFYTITHENVNSGAMYDPSLKKWHHPTISTPPTKLIVLPVASAGGLVCFLDIGHRNFFVCNPLTQSFKELPARSVKVWSRVAVGMTINGNSAGSGYKILWVGCDGEYEVYDSVRNSWIRPGNMPAGMKLPLSLNFRSQAVSIDSMLYFMRSDPEGIVSYDMATGVWKQYIIPAPLHLTDHTLAECDGQIMLVGLLTKNAATCVCIWELQKMTLLWKEVDRMPNIWCLDFYGKHVRMTCLGNKGLLMLSLRSKQMNRLVTYNIARKEWLKVPGCVVPRGRKRQWIACGTAFHPCLTAVA
- the LOC137815260 gene encoding F-box only protein 6-like isoform X2 yields the protein MSEPVKPPPTKKSRRDRSRGKSSGRSCSAEVMEQEIWKNFPEDLFEAVIARLPIATFFRFRSVCRQWNSMLTSQSFSQHCTEVTQANPWFYTITHENVNSGAMYDPSLKKWHHPTISTPPTKLIVLPVASAGGLVCFLDIGHRNFFVCNPLTQSFKELPARSVKVWSRVAVGMTINGNSAGSGYKILWVGCDGEYEVYDSVRNSWIRPGNMPAGMKLPLSLNFRSQAVSIDSMLYFMRSDPEGIVSYDMATGVWKQYIIPAPLHLTDHTLAECDGQIMLVGLLTKNAATCVCIWELQKMTLLWKEVDRMPNIWCLDFYGKHVRMTCLGNKGLLMLSLRSKQMNRLVTYNIARKEWLKVPGCVVPRGRKRQWIACGTAFHPCLTAVA
- the LOC137815261 gene encoding uncharacterized protein, whose product is MEQDRRLELIDDAIQKVIHDNNITNKAPESHHNNDVQYQNALSHLLSVSQFNVLNGEEIPEQFEGSRFSGPVASAIEVTEGEDEEGGERRGSENDEIMKELKKVKRQNFVTHCLLSAMIVLTVTWQLSEVSLILQLKDGLSHPFRSFGNMLKGMVKVPDMKPHEADDNEQLPESLSLPSMMIPDMSHIGN